The nucleotide window gtaggtaaataagatttttaaaattaacgaaaagaaatttgagataacaatatactttgggtggacaatagtcctttggcttttaGATTATAACATTATTCCTatgtaacaaataaaataatcaccGTTGgtatttattaaagttaaaactGCCTGATAAAGACAAGGACTTTCTAACAATCTAGTAAATAGAAGGTTTCTAGATCATTTCAAGgggttattttcatattttaaaaaggtttttgataattttagcTGGGGGAAGTTCGATCTGAGCTGCTCATTTTCATATCAATGCTTGGtttgaataagttaaatttgagtttgaaaagataaaatttaagttaaactcatcttagtttgaattttttagttATGTCAATATCGTTGTCATTAAAATCAGCTTTTctcatattcttttattttcttttgatgatttaaaaaaggggattttaatgtaatttttgttagattcggtttgacttgaattcatccCTAATTTTAACATGCATTATAGATAGGTAAGATTCATCCAATATTATATGGTAATTTGGTGCCTACCTGGccagattatataatttataatcaaaatcaaagaattaGGTATGTACAGGCCTTCTTGCTTTCGTATTATCTTCAAAGACAAATACTTGAAGCCAACTAAACCAATTTTAATTAGTTCTTGATTACTAGATAATGCACCAATACTACTCAACTTTCCCGGCACATAGATTACATAAACACAAGCAaacataattaacaataattaagTATTCTGAATACAAGCTTTAAGGATACGGAAcctattttctatatatatatattacagaTAATATTGATAGATTGTTACATCATGGAATCTGAATCCAAATCCATTTCTTGAAAAACCAATAAGCTTGCAGTGTGATTTAAAGGGCATCATAATAACCTCCAAGTGTGATTTGGGCCCTGGTGATTGGCACTCCTCTTACTGCTGAAATTGCTTCGTTCAATTTACTTGCTTGTTGCACAACCTGCTTAATCCTCTGcaattaatcaataacaaattgaaaaaaaaaaaaaatgaaatcagtAATTGGGAATCTAGGGATCTGATCAATGAGGCCAAAAATGGTCAGGAATAAGACGAATGAGTATGTGCAAACCTTGTCATCAGTATAAATTTGGAAACGAAGCTTCTGATTCTGTTGTTGTTTAGTCTTGTGTTGACTGCCATAGATGATGATACAAATGGTGGCAGCAGCGACACCGAAGGAGCAAATAGCTCCAATCCCAGTTAAGCCCCATTTCCAAAGATTCAGGCCACCGCCGTTGTCCTCCGCCCAAGTGGGTTCTTGTTTCCGATCAGCTTCGAAATCCATGGCGGTCTTCCTTGGAGAACAACAATTCATTCCTTCCAGGGCCTGGTCGGCAGTCTTGTCATCGAAGTTGAACGTGCCTGGATCAACCTTAGGCACGAGGCTTCTTGAAGTTGGGGACTTGGGTGAGTCCATTTTCATGTCGACGAATtcattttccttcattttcttgaAGAAAACTTGTGAGACTGAGTCTTGATCGGCGTCAAGGGACCCAATAACAGGGCCCTGGTTGATCTTCTCAGCGATCACAGATGGGATGAAGTTAACATCTACaggtgttttgatgatgatttcTTTAGAAAATTCATCACCTGGAGATTTCCCGATTCCTGAATCTAGGTCGAAAGGAACTGGAACAAGCTGTTTGGGAACTTTCccagaatttgattttgatccTGGAAAGCTTGGTGAGAAGTAATTCATGTCAAAAAATGTTTTAGAACCACAACCGCGCTTCCCTGAGATGAATTTTTTCTCATCAGAATCTTCAGGAAAATCCAGGAACCTGTGATCGGGAAGGAATTCCCACTCATCAAGATCCATCTTGAGTCAGAAATCAGAATCTTTCCTGGAAATGGAAGAATACAAGGTTGAAATAGGAGTTATGGGAATTGagcttttgtaatttttttgttggtGATTGGTTTGGTTGAATACTGGATTAAGGAAGAGCTAAAAGGGGCACCACCATGGGTGTCCTCTTCCTGCTCTTGTccaaattcaatcaatcaatggAAAAATGAAGCCATGAAGTGTGGGAAAGTAAGAGCTTTATCTTGTCGAGAGATGGCAACGAAGAGTGGTCCGTGGGAGGGCCAACAGGCtatccttttatatatttattttcaattctctatcatattattttaaaaataatttaatatgtctattaaatatctaattaaatatttaaatattattattatatggttagatattaatttatttataatttaaaattatttaataatatatattaaatatatatttatttatatcttaaaataattttattatatttaaatttagaagtttgaattttttactatcacttatgataaatttaaaccaCAGTTCAAACATGGGGGGTGAGACTAGTAGTTCTCAAGATTCCTCTTTTGgggttttataaaaatttgaaagggacataaagagaagactttgaaaattgaaatttgttgcaatctttaaaatttgtttttatccaTGAAATCTTATTTGTTGAACTTCACATATTGGCCCCTtcaatttaggttttaaattgagattttatcGACTTATGATTTAACTAATGATTTATCTTATTCTAACCCTTGCCCTggtgtaatttaattatataattgtattattttttaggccaaagaacaattttccacccaaggtttaacaAAAGGATAAATTCCTATCCATTagctttcaaaaacctaaatacccaccTATTTAATGTTatgaataagggtaaaattgttatttaactaaaaatattaaaaaaataaaatactatcacGTTTTTCCCTtactcaaggtttgaaaaattgtcatttcccctctagggtttcatTCCTTCTCTGACAACATTCTCTAGCCGACTTGTCTATCGGTGCTCCCTCTAGCCTCCATGACGAAGATGCAGTCATGAAAAGGCCACGAAGATGACAATTGAGAGTGATGTTGTTAAATATCCGTCCCGCAATGGATCGTCTGGAAGCAACGTCTGACGCTAATGATCTCGGACCAAGATTTAAGGTTTTAGaccaaaagaaagagagaatttggaagggagagagaacacGATCGGAGATGACAAACTTTATCCTCTCTGgtgattagggttggatttgag belongs to Mangifera indica cultivar Alphonso chromosome 2, CATAS_Mindica_2.1, whole genome shotgun sequence and includes:
- the LOC123197675 gene encoding uncharacterized protein LOC123197675: MDLDEWEFLPDHRFLDFPEDSDEKKFISGKRGCGSKTFFDMNYFSPSFPGSKSNSGKVPKQLVPVPFDLDSGIGKSPGDEFSKEIIIKTPVDVNFIPSVIAEKINQGPVIGSLDADQDSVSQVFFKKMKENEFVDMKMDSPKSPTSRSLVPKVDPGTFNFDDKTADQALEGMNCCSPRKTAMDFEADRKQEPTWAEDNGGGLNLWKWGLTGIGAICSFGVAAATICIIIYGSQHKTKQQQNQKLRFQIYTDDKRIKQVVQQASKLNEAISAVRGVPITRAQITLGGYYDAL